AGGGAAGTCGAATGTTACCTGTTCAGGTTGACGCTAATCTTTCAGTTTTAGATAAAGTTTCAGTTCCCTCTTCATAGGGAAGTCGAATGTTACTCCCCTCCTTTATGCTGATATAGTCAGGTCTTTCTAAACCTGCAATGAATATTTTTTCGAAAATGGAAAAATGTTTAAAAAGGGCAACTTTTTTCGAAAAACTAAAATATATCATTACAGAACCTCAAAAATTCGCAATTTCTGCATTTCCCTTTGTGTTTAGTCGGCTCAGGGAGTCTTTCATAGTAAATATATTCTCTGATCTTGTCAACAATTCCCCTGATAGATTCTATCTGTTCAGGCTCAAGATCAATTTTATAGAGATGCTTTTTCCCGATATTAAAGATAAATCCATGATCCCCCAGATTATATTGATTCGCCTTGAGCAGAAATGCATAGGACACAAGCTGGCCTATGTGATTTATTGACGGCCTTCCGGGTATGTTTTTAAACTCAACAGGATAGACGCTCTCATTTTCATCATAGAGAAGCATGTCGAGTCTGCCGGAAAGGGAGCTTGCGCTGTCCATTAAAATCACTGCCTGTGACTTGCGCAGATTCAGTATGCCGTATTTTCTGCCCTTGTTTCGATCCTCAAGCGCGGTCTGCAGCTCGTGAAGATGCTTCCCATACTCCATTGACGCGGTCTTATAGATGCCTTTGCCGCCGTAGTAATGATAGAAGGGTATTCTCTCACAATAATTCCAGTTCTTAATATCTGTGGGCCTAATCCATATTTTGTCGTCATCAATCATAAGAATTTTATCATAGGTGTCTGAGTAATACCCAGGGCATTGCCCTTTGATACAATTTTTTTCAACTGATTCTTCTCAAGGGGGATAAAAATAAAATTTCCCTCTTCTTTGCCGATTATTGTTTTTATTCTATGAAGGAGTTCCTTCTTTTTTGTGGAATCGAGAAAGCCGAAAAAGGCGCTGAACTGTACAGAAAGGAGTCCAAAATCCTCGCAGGCCTCAAAGACCTTTTTCCTGATCTTATTTGATGTTATGTCATAGATGACAAAGAGGGGTCTTTCATATCTGTTCTGTCTCACCATTTGAATCTGTACCCTGTATATTTTTCATCCCCCCGAAGAAATGAGGCGATCCCCCGCGCCTGTTTCTGGATCACTGAATTTAATGAAATCCTCTGACCTTTAAAGTCGACCTCTGATTCAAGGTTTGCCGTGATCCTGGCAGCGAGGAACTTCCTGCTATTATCATCCAGAAGCCCCTCCTTTACCTTAATTGAATTTTTTGATTTATTGAATATGGAGACAACACCCCTGTCCACAACGGGCTGTCTGAACTCCTCAATAAAGTCGAGCACAAGAGAGGGTTTGCCGGACCTGTCAGCATGAAGAAATCCGGCATACAGATCAAGGCCCGCGTTCAACAGAGCTGATGATATTCTTGAATACAATATTCCGTATCCATAATTCAGGGATGAATTGAACGGATCAGTCGCGCCGCGGTGTTCCCTCTTCCCGAATACTTCGGAACCCAGGATTGCTGAAACGCCCTGCCAATAAGATGAAGCAGCCTCGCCCTCAATTCCCATTATCTGATTTTTAAGATCCTCGATCTTCTGGCCTTGGAGTCTGCTGATTGATGCCTCAATAGATTTTAATCTATCTGACAGACCGCTGATCGCCTCATACAGCGCTTCATCCGTCTTCTTTATATATTTTCCGAAATACCTGAGAAGGGCGCCCTGATTAAAGATCTTTGTGCCCACAATGGCCTTTGCCAGATCAACAGACCTGGCGTCGTCATATGCCTTAAACTGAGACCTGCGCGTTTTAATTGTGCCGGTGAGAAATGGCGAGCTTAATATTCCATAGGGGGCGCCGCTTTTGCTGAGAAAAGATATCTTAATCCCCCTTTTCATGCACTCTTCAACGAGGTTTGAGGATAAGCTGACCCCCTGAGAGGCAATGGTTATCTCTTCGATCCTGAAGAGCGGAACATAGTCCACAACCTCGCCTCCATCAGCCCCATCCCCTTTTTTTATTGAAAGCCTTTCGCTCTTTTTGCCGAGGAAGGCGCCAGGTGTTGAGACCACTATATGCTGCATTACCCTCCCCCTTAAGTGGGATTGAACAAAAAATATTGTTTAACAGATTCGTGAAAAAGTAAAGCAAATAATAATATGAAATTTGTCTGAATGGCTTGTTTCCGTATATCTCTTGAGCTGGGGAGTGAAATAAGGGGGATGGGGAGGCGTGATGTTTTAATGCAGGCACTCCTGATTAATTTATCTCCATATCGGCTATATTCATTTTTTGCTGGGATTTGCTCTTCATAAGGGCTGCCCTCGCCCCCAAATGGGGCGCTGCAAGAGGACAGGAATACAGCCCTGCATGAGCGTTAGATGCGTAATTATGAGGAGGTAACTCCCAACATGAAGCAGTCGCTGCCCAGCTTGAGGTGAAGGCTGTCACCTTGTATTACAGAGCTGTCTCATGCTTTTTTTTGTACCAACACTGCCCTTGTTAAAAGCCCCCTAAATCCCCCGAAGGGGGACTTTATATGTATTACTCAAATCTTATATTCAATGTTTTTTTTATTTTCTTCAATACAGTCTCCATATCATTAATAACTTCATTATCAATAAACCTTAAGGTTTTAATACCGATACTCTTCAAAAACTCATCCCTATATTCGTCGTATTCCTCTTTCCCAATATGCGCATTGCCGTCTATCTCTATAGCTAACATCTTTTCAAAACAATAAAAATCCAGCACATACCTATATATTGGATGTTGTCTTCTGAATTTAAAACCACCTATCTGTTTATTTTTCAGCTTTTGCCAAAGTATCTTCTCAGAGAGCGTCATATTTTTTCTCATATCTCTGGCAAGCAGAGTAACATATTTCGGAGTTGTAATATCAGCATTCATAATAAACAAATGATCACAACAAATTTAAAACAAACAATAACAGATCTTCAAGTCCCCCTCCGGGGGATTTAGGGGGCTATTTTTAAGCATAGTTATAATTTTTGAGCAAATAATTAGCATGAGGTAGCCCTTCCCCAAATGGGGTGCTGCAGGAGGACAGAGTTTCAGCCCTGCATGAGCGTTAGATGCGTAACTATTGGGTTAGATCGCCCCACTTTGGGCAAGCTCTGCCCAACTTTGGGCAAGCTCTGCCCTACTTAGGGCAAGCTCTGCCCCACTTGGGGCAAGCCCTGCCCCACTTAGGGCGAACTCTGCCCCACTTGGGGCAAGCCCTGCCCCACTTAGGGCAAGCTCTGCCCAACTTGGGGCGAACTCTGCCCCACTTAGGGCGAAGGGAACGAAACCCTGGGCAAGCCCCTCGCAGCCCTCAATTTATGAATATGCGGATGTCTTTATGATTCCGAGGCTTTTGCGCTCCTTCGCCCCGTTTTCCACGGCTTTATGCCAAAATCCTCCAGCTTCTCAGACTTCTTGCCGTATTGTCCGTAAATTGCGCTTGTTATCCGGGATGTCTTCTCCTTTAGCCCCTTCATAATCTTATTGAGCCTCTCCGTTGACTGCTGTGTCTCAGCCTTCAGCTCCTCCTGTCGCCTGTCCTCAGCAAGAGCGTCTGACACAAGTTGCTCAAAATCAGCGATTGATATAGGCAGAGAAAGCTCGCTCTCGTTCTTTCTCATGCCGGCTATCATCAACTGAATACTATTGATCTCCTCTGCAAATGATCTTTTAGCCATCTAAATCACCTCCATTGTTATTTGGGGAAATTTGATGCCGCCGCCTCCCCCGCATAAAGCGATCTGCCATAAAGCGGAAAGGATTGGGCATACAAAAAAATCTTGAGATTCTATAACAATGTGTGGTTTATGTCAACTCCTATATTTGCCGGGTATCTAATAATGGATGGCAGCAAATTAAATGGGTAGGTTACACTATTTTGTACTTGTCATTCCGGTTGAAACGAATTGGAATACCGGAATCTCTGCATTTAAAGAAAGATCTTCATTATTTTAGGATAATGAGAGATTCCCGCCTCTATAGGAATAACATAGAATAGAAAGTTACATACTAAATTATACTACTACCTAATGGATGCTGTTACGCGAAGGCGACAGGATGATATCTTTGTCAGGCAGGTTGGTCTCACTCCCATATACATAGGACACCCGTTGGCACGGCTCCGCTCATCATGACTCGTCTCCGTGTAGGGGCGATTGGCCAATCGCCCCTACAGCTGCTCCGGTTCTCCTCTTCATAGGGATAAAAATGCTGCTTCATAGTGTTGATCTTATAGCAGTTTGCCATTTCTGAAACCCCTGTGAGTCTAAATCCCATTTCCTTGGCGGTTGTTATTGAGTTATTTATCCTGGTCTGAATTGCCTGTTCAATATTCATCCCTTTAACTTCTCTACAGGCTTCCTCTTTTAAATCCCATACCTCCAACAATGATTTGGGTATATTAGTCCTCTTCATACAAAACCTCCACTGGGGTAATCATTTTCAACTCCTTTGAATAGCCCTCTGCTATATTTACAGACGCGACAGCCATCCCCTTTTTATAATTTGCAGGATGTTTGTAATACCAGCTCAAAAGTATATCAATATCGAAGATTGTGCTGATGGCAATATTTGTCGAAGTTTCGTCTTCATGAATATTCTGTCAGCCGTTAGTAAAATCATTACAACTCAAGACCTACCTCCGAATATGGCAGCTTTGCTATGTGCATTTTTTTGTCAGAATTATAAATAATCTTGCCTTCATTTTTATAATGAATAAATTTATTCTTTGAGATCGATACCTCAAACCTTCTCAGATCGAAGTAGCTCTTATCCGCATCAAAAAAATTTTCAGAGATAACAACCGTGGAATCGAACAATTCTTCCCATTGTTCATTGAGCTTGTTGTTGAGTTCGTAATCCTTTAATCCATAGGGGGCCAGATTGTCGGTCACATATTGAGTCAAATCATTTATCCTGTTGTCCAATGTTTCATTCAACCGCCGTTTCAGCTCTGCGGGATAGGTTTTATCCAGCAATTCCTGATTGTCAAGCTCTGATATTACTTTCCCGTTTGTCTGATCAAGGATCTCTTTCACCTGAAGGATATGGTCTTTTTTATAGGGCAGATATTTATTCTTTTTGCCGTCACCAAAGCAGAAGCTGGCAAAGACATTCACATTCTCAGGCGCTCTTAACATATAACGGTTTATCCTGCCGAATCTCTGCAGAAGAGACTCAAACGGGGCGATCTCCGTGAATAGCTCATTATAATCGATATCTAAAGATACCTCCACCACCTGGGTCGCTATCAGAATCTTGCCCTTCTCAGGTTTAAGCCTCTTTTCGATCTCATTCCTATCCTTCTGGTGGAATCTGGAATGCAGAAGGATTGAGTTTTTGTTGAATTTTTTAATCAGATTGAACAGGCCGACGGCTCTGTCAACCTGGTTCACAACAACAAGGATAGAGCCCCCTTTTGATCTTTCTATTATTTCCTCTATAATTCTCGGATCATCGATTGACGTATTTCTCAAAATAAGCCTGTGCCTCTTTTTCTCTGCCAGCCAGTCCGTCGTGGGATAGATTATATTTTCATCGACAATGCTGAAATGCTTTATCAATATGTCCTTTAGATGAGTCGGCAGGGTGGCGCTCATAAATAATATGGACGCGTTCAGCCATTCGGAAAAGTATTTTGCGGATGCGAGTGTCAGAGATGTGACGTCAATGTCATAGGCATGTATCTCATCAAAGATGATCTGTGATTCTATCATGGAAACTAATCCGGCCTCATAGCCGTTCTGCGCAAAAAATATTTTTATCAACTGGAAAGGGGAGCATATCTTTAACGGAGAAACATTCATCCTTGCCAGGTTATCAGCCGCCTTGGCTGTCTCAAAACTGTCGCTAATTCCGCTCTCTGAAAGCGTTTCAAAAGCCCTGAGAAAACTTGATGAATGAACAAGGGCGCAGTATTCATCGCCAAGCTTTTCGCAAAGCCTGTCGCTCATAGCGTTCATACTCGCCCGATACGGCAGTATGAAAAATGATCTCCCCTTCGTTTTCATAATTTCTCTTTGATTCGACGCCCACAGGAGAGCGGCCTCTGTTTTGCCGGAACCGGTGGGCGCGATAAATAATGAGCTGCCCTCTGATCTGCCCGCCCTCTCCTGAAAAGGATAAGCTGATATTAAATCGTTGAACAGTCTGCCCTTCATCTCTTTATAGCCTGATATGCCGGCCTCCAGTCTCCTGAAACCTGGGCCCGCGCTTGCCAGATGATCGGAGGATGTCGCCAGCCCTTTTAGGATAAAGCCTTTAATAACCGCGTCTCTGTTTATCTCATCCTTCCGCCCGCGGCCTCTCTGATGAATAAAACCGTTCATTGTTTTTTTAGCTTCCCTTAACAGAGTGTCAGCGGAAGCAAGAAAATCCTCTTTACTTATGTCAGCAAAGGCATCTATTTCCCTTAAAGCCGGCTGAAGAAGGTCGTACAGCTCATCAAACCTCTCGATTCCTGAATTGAAATATCTCTCTTTTAATTCGCCTCTATGGCCGTAATAGTTCTTATGATGAGTAAGAACAGCCATAAGCGTATCAGCGTTGTAATCTTCCGGGCGCAGGCATATATACAAAAGGGCGCTTATCACCTCGTGCCTCTCCCCGCATAGCTTTCCGCCCTTAAGCATATTCTGAAAGTCCGGGAATATTTTACCAAGATCATGGTATCTGGCAGCCTCCAGCAAGGCATCGCTTAGATCTATGCTTAATAAACGCTCAATGCTGTCATGGTAGATTGAGAGGTATTCGCGCATCTGACACATAACAGAATCTGTATGGGCCTTGAGCGTGATTCCGTCAGACTTTGCAAGATAGCCTTCCATAAAATTCATACTATATTCTTCCATAATTCCATGCCCTTTAACTTATGAAAGACCAGGCCTCGATAGAAGGACGCGCTCTTATATCTTCTGCAATATCTTCGATCTTCCCAAATATCTCTATCCCAGATATCGTCTTTTTTATGGTTGATAAAGTTCAGGGAGCCGTTCTTTTTTGAAAAAAAAACGGCATCGTTCTTAAGCTGAAGATAGCGCTCTAAATATGGGGTTCTTTTCTGCAGATAATCGAGATACTCAGGCATCATTACCGCTTTACCCGAAGTGAAATATTTTCTATACTCCCAAGGCAGAAGCGTGTTGTCTAAATGGATCGATTCGGCCCTTTTTATTGTAATAAAATCAATCTCTGTGCATGAGGCGAGGTCCTGGGATCTGCCTATCACGAAATCGAAGGCAGGTTCTATAAATGACTTTTCAAGTTTATCCAACAGCCCTTCCTTCCCTTTAATGTACAGATCCAATATCGGCATAAAAAGGAATTCCCTTTCATAGACATTTATAGAGCCTTCGGTGTTTTTAGGCATGTCAGAGAAGCCCTTTAACTTGCCTGTGCTTTTCTTCACCACATGCGTGGTTTCAAGATCAAAGCATTTTGCCTTTGATGTAAAGACATAGGCAAACTCAATATCCTCAGAGTTAAACCAGTCTCCCACGGCGCAGCATATGTTCCCATAAATAGTGGCGGGCGGAGGCATATCAAAGGTGGGCAGTTTTGTTATCATTATGTTGGGATATCGAAAGGATGTGGTAATCGCTTCAATTCTTATTGATAAGACCCTTAACTCATCCATTCCGGATTTTCCTTTAAATCCTTATTTAGCTCATTTATCACAGTTACAGGATGATCAAATATAAAATCTATCCCTGATCCCTTCTTTATCTCTTTAAGACAATTTTCAAGGCCGTCCCTCTGTTCATCCAGATATCCCTTTGTAAGCCCCACGTACAATCTGCTTTGTAGCGATTCCTTGAATACTGAAATCGATTCCCTGATGGCATCCAAATTTATATGCGGCCGATTCTTTGAGTCTGGGCCTGCTATAGTGGGGAAGAAATGATTACCTCCCCTTCCAACAGCAACAAAAAGAAATCTTGGAGCGATGTCCGTGTAGTGAATTGAGCCCTTGGCTCCGCCGCTTAGATTTGCAAAGGCATCCAAAAACATGCCGACGCGCTCTACACGCTCGTCAAGAGGAAGCTCATATGCGGTGCTGTTATCGTATTCTTTCAGCTTTTTCTTCTTTGCAAGATCAATCCTTACTGAATCGAGATGTTTATATCCGGTTCGGCTTATATGGTAGAACCTGCCGCACATTTTAAGATCAATTGACATCATGCCAAGCATTGACGCTCTGTAAAACTCATGCGCAAAGGGTACTGGATCGCCCTCATGCCTTGCCATAACGCCAAAATCGTCCACGATTGCGGCTGGCCCTACAGAAACTACTGTTGACACCTTTACCGGAGAATTGCGTGTTAGGGTGACATCCTTCTCCAATGGAGTCAAATCGCTCTCAGCAACATTCTTTTTTGAAGGGGCTCTCATATATCCAAAGAGATCGTCCTCCGCATATTCAATGGGATTAGCGTCTGTGTATGCGATTTTTGTTTCTCTAAAAATCGGACTCGCTTTCCAATCGCGGTTATCCTTTAATCTCTCTCTGATATAATATCTTATTGCCTGCGCTG
Above is a genomic segment from Spirochaetota bacterium containing:
- the cas7i gene encoding type I-B CRISPR-associated protein Cas7/Cst2/DevR, whose protein sequence is MSFIKGLYLIDCPASAVNNAGENTESNYENAVAVKKIQTREGKFAYISAQAIRYYIRERLKDNRDWKASPIFRETKIAYTDANPIEYAEDDLFGYMRAPSKKNVAESDLTPLEKDVTLTRNSPVKVSTVVSVGPAAIVDDFGVMARHEGDPVPFAHEFYRASMLGMMSIDLKMCGRFYHISRTGYKHLDSVRIDLAKKKKLKEYDNSTAYELPLDERVERVGMFLDAFANLSGGAKGSIHYTDIAPRFLFVAVGRGGNHFFPTIAGPDSKNRPHINLDAIRESISVFKESLQSRLYVGLTKGYLDEQRDGLENCLKEIKKGSGIDFIFDHPVTVINELNKDLKENPEWMS
- the cas3 gene encoding CRISPR-associated helicase Cas3'; its protein translation is MEEYSMNFMEGYLAKSDGITLKAHTDSVMCQMREYLSIYHDSIERLLSIDLSDALLEAARYHDLGKIFPDFQNMLKGGKLCGERHEVISALLYICLRPEDYNADTLMAVLTHHKNYYGHRGELKERYFNSGIERFDELYDLLQPALREIDAFADISKEDFLASADTLLREAKKTMNGFIHQRGRGRKDEINRDAVIKGFILKGLATSSDHLASAGPGFRRLEAGISGYKEMKGRLFNDLISAYPFQERAGRSEGSSLFIAPTGSGKTEAALLWASNQREIMKTKGRSFFILPYRASMNAMSDRLCEKLGDEYCALVHSSSFLRAFETLSESGISDSFETAKAADNLARMNVSPLKICSPFQLIKIFFAQNGYEAGLVSMIESQIIFDEIHAYDIDVTSLTLASAKYFSEWLNASILFMSATLPTHLKDILIKHFSIVDENIIYPTTDWLAEKKRHRLILRNTSIDDPRIIEEIIERSKGGSILVVVNQVDRAVGLFNLIKKFNKNSILLHSRFHQKDRNEIEKRLKPEKGKILIATQVVEVSLDIDYNELFTEIAPFESLLQRFGRINRYMLRAPENVNVFASFCFGDGKKNKYLPYKKDHILQVKEILDQTNGKVISELDNQELLDKTYPAELKRRLNETLDNRINDLTQYVTDNLAPYGLKDYELNNKLNEQWEELFDSTVVISENFFDADKSYFDLRRFEVSISKNKFIHYKNEGKIIYNSDKKMHIAKLPYSEVGLEL
- the cas2 gene encoding CRISPR-associated endonuclease Cas2; the encoded protein is MVRQNRYERPLFVIYDITSNKIRKKVFEACEDFGLLSVQFSAFFGFLDSTKKKELLHRIKTIIGKEEGNFIFIPLEKNQLKKIVSKGNALGITQTPMIKFL
- a CDS encoding endonuclease domain-containing protein, yielding MNADITTPKYVTLLARDMRKNMTLSEKILWQKLKNKQIGGFKFRRQHPIYRYVLDFYCFEKMLAIEIDGNAHIGKEEYDEYRDEFLKSIGIKTLRFIDNEVINDMETVLKKIKKTLNIRFE
- the cas5 gene encoding CRISPR-associated protein Cas5; its protein translation is MDELRVLSIRIEAITTSFRYPNIMITKLPTFDMPPPATIYGNICCAVGDWFNSEDIEFAYVFTSKAKCFDLETTHVVKKSTGKLKGFSDMPKNTEGSINVYEREFLFMPILDLYIKGKEGLLDKLEKSFIEPAFDFVIGRSQDLASCTEIDFITIKRAESIHLDNTLLPWEYRKYFTSGKAVMMPEYLDYLQKRTPYLERYLQLKNDAVFFSKKNGSLNFINHKKDDIWDRDIWEDRRYCRRYKSASFYRGLVFHKLKGMELWKNIV
- the cas1 gene encoding CRISPR-associated endonuclease Cas1 — its product is MQHIVVSTPGAFLGKKSERLSIKKGDGADGGEVVDYVPLFRIEEITIASQGVSLSSNLVEECMKRGIKISFLSKSGAPYGILSSPFLTGTIKTRRSQFKAYDDARSVDLAKAIVGTKIFNQGALLRYFGKYIKKTDEALYEAISGLSDRLKSIEASISRLQGQKIEDLKNQIMGIEGEAASSYWQGVSAILGSEVFGKREHRGATDPFNSSLNYGYGILYSRISSALLNAGLDLYAGFLHADRSGKPSLVLDFIEEFRQPVVDRGVVSIFNKSKNSIKVKEGLLDDNSRKFLAARITANLESEVDFKGQRISLNSVIQKQARGIASFLRGDEKYTGYRFKW
- the cas4 gene encoding CRISPR-associated protein Cas4; protein product: MIDDDKIWIRPTDIKNWNYCERIPFYHYYGGKGIYKTASMEYGKHLHELQTALEDRNKGRKYGILNLRKSQAVILMDSASSLSGRLDMLLYDENESVYPVEFKNIPGRPSINHIGQLVSYAFLLKANQYNLGDHGFIFNIGKKHLYKIDLEPEQIESIRGIVDKIREYIYYERLPEPTKHKGKCRNCEFLRFCNDIF